Proteins found in one Homalodisca vitripennis isolate AUS2020 chromosome 4, UT_GWSS_2.1, whole genome shotgun sequence genomic segment:
- the LOC124360537 gene encoding leucine-rich repeat-containing protein 20 isoform X2 — protein sequence MASAVTRVVHRCESAQETQQLDLSECQLMQVPDAVYHLMRHTELKGCNLSSNVITKIPPKFAVKFSLITNLNLSHNQMSKLPDELADLADLQSIDISHNSFISLPLVAYRMPKLATLIANHNYIVEVDIERLKASPSLEEVDLQDNPLSGSNHSALEKVTSLRILLSPRQLEDWEDLTV from the exons ATGGCGAGCGCTGTTACACGCGTCGTGCATCGCTGCGAGTCCGCACAAGAAACACAGCAACTAG ATCTATCTGAGTGCCAGCTGATGCAAGTGCCTGATGCTGTCTACCACCTGATGCGACATACGGAACTCAAGGGATGCAATCTATCCAGCAACGTCATTACCAAGATACCTCCTAAGTTTGCTGTCAAGTTTTCCTTGATTACAA ATCTGAACCTATCTCACAATCAAATGAGTAAGTTACCAGATGAGCTGGCAGACCTTGCAGACCTCCAGAGCATCGACATCAGCCACAACAGTTTCATATCCCTTCCTCTCGTTGCCTACAGGATGCCGAAACTTGCCACACTCATTGCCAATCACAACTACATTGTCG AGGTTGACATTGAGAGGTTAAAAGCCAGCCCGAGCCTCGAGGAGGTGGACCTCCAGGACAACCCTCTGAGTGGCTCCAACCACTCTGCTCTGGAGAAGGTCACATCCCTGCGGATACTGTTGTCTCCCCGGCAGCTGGAGGACTGGGAGGATCTGACAGTCTGA
- the LOC124360536 gene encoding 33 kDa inner dynein arm light chain, axonemal — MASESVLVSRDTLVRYSNPVVVSKHPEKPQTPIAAVPGSHVQLPSTSKTELFVPTVEKTKTTEEVLNCILPPREWEENGELWRQTVSSEPATREDVKKLGEQLDTALQQQQARETGICPVRRRLFEQCFDELIRQVTVNCCERGLLLLRVRDEMRMTMAAYQTLYESSIAFGIRKALQSEQGKSDMEECIAELRDIKTELERQVAELRAKAEQVERRATELRQAEEKKHAEEIDFLKKTNQQLKAQLEGIIAPKK; from the coding sequence ATGGCTTCCGAGAGTGTATTGGTGTCGCGAGACACGTTAGTCCGATACAGCAATCCTGTAGTAGTTTCAAAACATCCGGAGAAACCTCAGACACCCATAGCGGCGGTACCCGGCTCTCATGTTCAACTTCCGTCGACTTCAAAGACCGAACTTTTCGTTCCCACAGTCGAGAAGACGAAGACTACAGAAGAAGTGCTCAACTGTATCCTACCACCGAGAGAATGGGAAGAGAACGGTGAACTCTGGAGGCAAACCGTTTCGAGTGAGCCGGCCACGCGGGAGGATGTGAAGAAGCTCGGGGAACAGCTGGACACTGCGCTGCAGCAGCAGCAGGCGCGCGAGACCGGCATCTGCCCAGTGCGGCGTCGTTTGTTTGAGCAGTGCTTTGACGAGTTGATCCGCCAAGTTACTGTGAACTGTTGCGAGCGCGGCTTACTGTTGTTACGAGTCCGTGACGAGATGAGGATGACGATGGCCGCATACCAGACTCTGTATGAGAGCAGCATAGCATTCGGTATCCGCAAGGCTCTCCAGTCCGAACAGGGGAAGTCCGACATGGAGGAATGTATCGCAGAGCTGCGTGATATCAAGACGGAGTTGGAGAGACAGGTTGCGGAGCTGCGTGCCAAGGCAGAGCAAGTGGAACGACGAGCTACGGAGTTGAGACAGGCCGAGGAGAAGAAACACGCAGAGGAAATCGATTTCTTGAAGAAGACCAACCAACAACTTAAGGCACAACTAGAAGGAATAATAGCACCCAAGAAATAA
- the LOC124360537 gene encoding leucine-rich repeat-containing protein 20 isoform X1, protein MRPPSPAPDTENTDPNMPAMMLCTRLAGRAIIRVVSRCNEAQENNNLDLSECQLMQVPDAVYHLMRHTELKGCNLSSNVITKIPPKFAVKFSLITNLNLSHNQMSKLPDELADLADLQSIDISHNSFISLPLVAYRMPKLATLIANHNYIVEVDIERLKASPSLEEVDLQDNPLSGSNHSALEKVTSLRILLSPRQLEDWEDLTV, encoded by the exons ATGAGGCCGCCATCTCCCGCGCCCGACACCGAGAATACGGATCCTAACATGCCGGCGATGATGCTGTGTACTCGCCTGGCAGGACGGGCGATCATACGAGTTGTGTCGCGCTGCAATGAGGCCCAAGAAAACAACAATTTAG ATCTATCTGAGTGCCAGCTGATGCAAGTGCCTGATGCTGTCTACCACCTGATGCGACATACGGAACTCAAGGGATGCAATCTATCCAGCAACGTCATTACCAAGATACCTCCTAAGTTTGCTGTCAAGTTTTCCTTGATTACAA ATCTGAACCTATCTCACAATCAAATGAGTAAGTTACCAGATGAGCTGGCAGACCTTGCAGACCTCCAGAGCATCGACATCAGCCACAACAGTTTCATATCCCTTCCTCTCGTTGCCTACAGGATGCCGAAACTTGCCACACTCATTGCCAATCACAACTACATTGTCG AGGTTGACATTGAGAGGTTAAAAGCCAGCCCGAGCCTCGAGGAGGTGGACCTCCAGGACAACCCTCTGAGTGGCTCCAACCACTCTGCTCTGGAGAAGGTCACATCCCTGCGGATACTGTTGTCTCCCCGGCAGCTGGAGGACTGGGAGGATCTGACAGTCTGA